From the genome of Magnolia sinica isolate HGM2019 chromosome 12, MsV1, whole genome shotgun sequence:
tccaCCTAATCTGCTCTCTACATAGAGTATGTGGCATAGTGAGAGATTTTGAGGGTGAGGTGGAGAGAGGTAGGACTCGTGGTACTAGAGGAGGGGAAGAGAGAATAAAGagggaaatgaaaataaaaaggtcTTTGAAAGGTTAAATACCTACAGAGAGTATATACACAACAAGTTACAACCGATTTTGCAACTTTAGATAAAGTGCTCGTATCCTCATTGTTCTTTTCAAATCAATGGCTGGTAATATAAATGAATTGGAGCCTGCAATGCATTTGGATGCATGTGATCAAACTcccttatagaaaaaaaaaatgagactaTATAATATACATTGTTGATCTCTGAACATGCTTTTTGCCTACTTCCAAAACTTGACTATGTGCTGGAGGAAGGCATGGGTGTAGAatataggggtgcacatggaaccggtaGAACCGGTAAACTGGACCGGAACTGACCAAACTgcacggtttggtccggttctgaagTGCACTGGTTCTGGTTCTGGTTCCAagaatcaaagaaccgattagttcggttcggttctagatTTGGGGTCCTGTAGAATTGAACCGAACCTAGAACCGGACcaagtttacaatatattttagttgtatattttattagtttacaatatattttagttgtctatttgactcatgatttatggtttacaatgcgcTCTTTGATTGTTTCTGTAAATGTCTTTTTGCACACCTTACGTAATATCTAGATCATTCATCAAATAGATCgcaacacgaatggacatgggctggattatttaaaaaaaacatgtaattgggctggattataaaaagcctagaaccgTAGAATCGAACCGTAGAatcgaaccggttttcacggtctaATTTCGAttcagttctagggtgcaaaTGGTTCCGGTTCCAGTTCCGATTTTCCTAGAaccattaggaacggttcggttctggtttcaccccagaaccggaccaaaccaacatgtgtgcacccctagtagaatacatacatcaaggtgggtttggAGAGGTGGTGGTCGTACTGTAATTTTCATATCGTGAGAGAATTGGATGATTGGTCATGCAGATCTCTTTAATTTTCCATGAAAGTGTAGCCAATTATATTAAGACATGTAGAGGAAAGATTTCATAAGCTTCCTGTTATTTCGATCATACAACATCTGTAGGAAACTTTGTCGGAGTCATAATGTGACTGGACTTACTTTTCCTGAACTCTAGTCCTGATCTTTTCAACACAAATATGTCACTAGCTTTTTGGCTTTGAGGTTTAtcctcacacgtgtggcatgggtGCCACATAGCACCTTTTAAACCATCCGATCTGGCCATTATCAGCTAGGTGTAAACACGTCCTACCCGTGGTTTGGATGGATTAGATAATTTAATTagcgtgatttttgcatggtagcccatgaaatatatTCCGAGTTTAATTGACAAATCTAATTAAAGGGTCAAGTCAACATATGCAACTAAGAGCAATATAAGTTATAATGCCATGTTAGCACTGCAGCATCCCTCTATAGTTTGACAATAATAACAATTATTAACAGCACTAACTTACCCAatgtgataaataaataaaaaaaacgaTAGGAAAAAACTTACCAAATGAGATTTGCAGTGTATCACTCTTGGAAAGCAAATGTCTCTAAGAGTAGTCCAAAACTTAGAAGCTATAACCAAGAAATGCCTCTTCCTCCCATGTTGTGGTAAAATGGGAGAACGAATGTTGCGATGattcaatctcaaaacctaaagAGTACAAAAATAATAGCAATCAGTAATAAGTAATGtttcggtaatgtttattttccatccaacctattgacaaggtgaaataaaactggatgaaggggaaaaaaaaaaaacaaatattagcttgatccaaaacttttgtggcccacaagaagtttctaattgttaatcaccactgtttcatatagtatggtcaacctaagatttggatctgtttcatttttgggcttgtgcccctaaaatgatatgaagaaatggatggacggagtggatttagaataaatacatagaggtgggcccgacaataagggccacaccatcttggtTGAGGctagggccacacctaatctgctccctgtGACGGGCACATAGATATCTCTGTGCCCGAGGTTGTGTGTGATCCACAGAGAtgttcgtgacaaatccactccgtccatcttttttgaaagaccacaatagtacacaattttaaaaatcaagcatatccaaaacctAGGTGGGCCTCGCCaccaaaacagtgggaacaacaaCGTTCACCATTGAAGCTTCCTAGagctaaccatgatgtttatatgccatccaaaccgtttatagaaTTATTGCTACTCAAATAAACTACAAAACTTCTATCATTgtcaggcattcaatctccactgtttcgtgtggtatggcccacatgagttttggatctgccattTCAAGGGAGCAAGTTAGGTGTGACCCAGAAAACACGTTAGTAGGTGTGGCCCTAAtcacgggcccaccttgatgtatgtgtgtgtatccatgatgtccatcagttttccaacttattttagggcatgattaaaaaaatgaaccagatccaaatctcaagtagaccacacattagggattcaattcccaccattaaaagcttctcaggggccacgaaagttttgaatcaagctgatattagtcttttcctttcatccaggtatatgcGACCTTATAaaaaagttggatggcaaataaatattacggtgggccctatgaagtttttaatggtaggcgttcaatgaccacttcatgtggtgtggtccaacttatCCCTGGTGTCTCTACCACTAGGCAATCCACCTCCCCAAAATATAGACTTTTCTTAGAGGAAAAATCCAAACTtctgaagaagaaaaagaacggTTACCTAATATTCGTAGTCCTCGTCTCAATCTTGTCCTCCTtgacaaaaatagaaagaaagtgtttgtgtgtgagagagagagaattggttGCTTTCGTGAGATAGAAATAGAGAGGGTGCGTGGCATAAAgagagattttaagagagagggagaggggtagGGTAGGTGGTActaaaagagaggaagagagaataaggatggaaatgaaaatgaaaagcCCTTTTAGAGGTTAAATACATACAAAGAGTATATGTACATATCAGCTAAATCAGATTCAAAACAGACTAAAACTTTATTCTTCCACTCACAAACGAGCCATTCTTTAAATTATGcacaatcatttttttttatgacCAGGCTTCGTACAGAAGAAGCAACCATCGTTAGGACCCCGCTTTTTCTTCTTTAATCTTTCCTCAAGAGTTAGGTTAATTGCCATCCGCAGGACCCGAAGAATGATTTCCTAAATTGTGCTTCCTTCTCTTATTTTATTTCCGTCCTTGACCAGATGTCACTAGGTGTGCACTTTGTATTTTGCTTAACCTTCCGAGTCTCTTTTCCTCCTAAACGCACTAAGATATTGGTTCATTCAATGTCCACTTTTCCTTTTGGGTGTTATAGCTAATTTGGaattgaccaaactatagagGTATGGAGTTCAAAACCAAGAAAACCAGGAGTTCATCCTCAATCTTAAAGCCTAATGTACGAATTTTGGCCACCACATCAGATAACCCACCAATGTACTCCCTGATGTTTCTTTGACCGTTATAGGTGACTTGAGTCAGCTTATGCAGAAGCGAACTCAGCTCAGCTTTATTCGACTTCATGAATCAGTTCCCTATTTCAGTCAGGAACTCTTTGGCTTTCTCATTGTTGGGCATGACACCTTTTATGGTCTCAGAAATCGAGTACTTTATGATCTTGAGACACATCTTGTTCGCCTTTGTCTAGGCCTTATAGTAAGCCTTTTCTGAATCCGTACTAGAGTCAAATGGAATAGGAGACTTGGCTTCCTCCAAGGCCAAATCCAAGTCCATGCAGCCTATGACTATTTCAATGGACAACTTTCATTTTTAATAGTTAGACCCAGTAAGCAAAGGAACCAAATTGAATTGGTTTGGAACATTGGAAACAGTCATAGCTGGACATACAAAGCATAACACTCACATTAATAAATGAACAAGTCCCACATAATACTACATGAATGTTAATCACAAACATTATGCATGTATTAACATTCGATTGATTTGCCCTTCAATCAAATGACCGAGAATGATGATGGGCCATAGTCATCAAATTTTGACAAGTGCCCGACGTATCATTGTGACTCCTCCTTTAGGCGAAATTGCAACATACAGGATGCTCTACTAAACATAAAGCTAACCAGTGCTAGTGAAATAAATATAAGACGTCCACCACCTTTGGGCAAAACGAATCTCTTAAACTTGTATCACAATCTCCAATCACTTCACTCCGCTCATGCCCTGTAAAGCGATGATACCTCTTTGTTCTTATCACCGACTGCAATGGATATGAACGCAACTGAATGCAATCCTATAATGGAAGGTCACTAAATTCTATATATTGTAGTCTAAAAGCAAAGATTTTCACCAATCGAGGTCACTTTGATGGCTAACATAACTAGCTCCAATCCCCACTCCAAGACTCAAGGATTGCTACATGGTCTTTGCCCACAACAGACCATTCTGCAGAAGTTCTAATTTGGCCCAGAATACGGCTAATGTTGACCACCCAAATGCGCAAACatattctaaagtgatggttgTACTAAACTCTTAATGGTCAACTACTTCATATCTACCTCAAATATATGGATAATGGCCCTATTTTGGGTCAGATCAAAACTTAATGGTGTATTTAACCATATTTACTAAATTACCAGGGCCGTCTCACAAGTGTAACCTACCAACCATCAAATAATTTATTTAGGTTTCAATTTGTACTAAAATGGCCCAAGTATATTGATTCAATGTTTTAGATCATCATCTTGGACAATGTGCCTAAGTACTCAACTAGGCCCCTAAAGGTCCAAAGAAAGGGCAATGAGACATCAAGATCCATGGGTTGGGCCCAGAATGAGCATGGAGGCCCAGATCTGCGCAaacgagccaaaaaatgagccgaCTATAGTGCGTAGAGAGTTGGGCTGAAGTAGCACAGGTGGCAAAAATTAGAGCTCGTCTCGCGGCCCAATTGAGAGGCCCAATGTCAGTTTCTACAATAAGCAGACGCAGCCCCTCTACCTACTTTACAAATCAGTAAACTCTTATATAGAAAACCTAACTCCTTTCTACACAGCCCCCTTTCCAAAATGGGAAACCAATCTCCAAAACCCTAGATACTATGACATGCATGGCCGAAATTGACATTAACAATGTCGCTGCTGAAAAAACGGCCACCGCTGAATCCCACTGCAAAGATCTGATTGGGGAAAAAAAATCCATCATTGGAACTCCATTCACCATGGCCGCCGCTCCAACACCGTCACTGTCATCACCGGTGATAGCTGGTGTGTTGATCTCATCACCACCACAACGCCTACACCCAAACCTCTAACGATCCTAAACTTCAGTGTCTACACATTGGAATCGATGGTCAGGGTTGTCTATTTAGGTAGCTAAAGTGTCGATTACAACTATCTAGAACGACGACAATGGGTAAAAACCAATTGCAGGTTATTCAGATGCTTGTAGGAGCTTGCAACAGCAGCGGCAATAGTCCACTGTCGAAGATGGTGTGGAAAACCAatagttttgatttttttatgaatGGCAACAAGGATTCGAGGCCAGAACTGCTACAATCTCTGATTGCAGTCGGCAATGGTTGACCAACAATGGCTGCCATGGCCGATCGCAGTTGAGGGTGCAATGGCCAGATGGGCCTTTGGTCCGACTTCAACAACTAGTATCCGACATCGAATGCTACGATTTCATCAGTCGCAAAACTTGATAAATGGTTTTGAAGAAATCTTATTGGAGGGATTCGAGTTCCATGGAGGCACGACCAGCGACGCTCATGACATGGTTGGCATGAATGTCAAGTCCAAAACCGGATTCTTAATGCAATTGGATTTGTTTTGGCCGACCTTAATTTTGTTGGACTCCAACATCTTGTTGGGTTCCAATGGGACTCAGGTTTGGGAAAAGATCGGGTTTTTGAGAACTTCAGAAAATCCCCAAAATTAATGCATAGTTTATCTGATACCAACTATTATTTCTTTATTGCAGAATTGATGGATCGTCTATGCATCAATAATGGAGATTCAACGCTTTAATCTTAAAGGCGTACCTAATTGGGAAGACATTCTCGACGCCTCGATGTCGCCAACGGGAATCTTGATCTTACGCACCTCACACCTTTAAGAGAACCTCTTAATGGGACTAGGATTTTCTCTCATGTATTGGTGAGAGAACTACGACATCTATTTATAAAAAAGAGGGCTAGAGAAGCTTACACATCATACTTCTCTCCTCTAAGGTCTCCACACCGTAGGTTTTTATATCCGGCTTAATAACTGTGTATAAGGAACACAGTTCAAGCGTCCCGCCCCAAACCTATTTTCAATGATCACAACTGTAGTAGGGCCCACTAAATCGCAAAATCTGAATAATACAACAGTCAGTTCTAAACATGTgatcatatgtggcccaccaaataaatCTTATATAAGACATGTACATCATGGCGAGCCCCACAGTTTCAGCCCTTTTCTCCTCGGGCGACATGACTGCCTGCTATAACAGAGGGGGCTGTCAACATCACCTtttgaaaggaagaaaaaaatataaaggtaaataaatattacctatTTCCTTTGAATTCCAGgcataattagaaaatcaaacagcccatTGGATAAAGTGCACGTATCTCCACTGCCCTTTTCAAATCAATGGCTGGAAATTCAAATGCATTGGATCCTGCAATGCATTTGGATGCATGTGATCAAACCCCAACATAAATTCATCTTatagaaaacaaaataaaagataGTACCATACACTGTTGATCTTTGAAGTTGCTTTTTGCCTATTTCTAGAACATGAGCATGTGCTGGAGTTATTGTTTGATGGCATCATCTTCCAATAACAATGCTTCCGACCATTCTCTTTCGCATCTTATGTTTCTTAGATTGGGTGCATTGATAATGCCATGAGGAAGAGTCCTCAAATTCGGGCATTTACAAATCCTAATCTCCTCTAAAGAATAAGGATGGCCAAGTCCCTAGTGAAAGCCCTTCACTATAAATGTGAGCTAATTCTAGCATCTAAGAAAGATGATGCAACCACTTCAATTTAGGAAGAATGCTAACACATTTGACAAAGCATGTCTCCTCCACCCCTCTTCATTAGCAATTATTTCTTTCATTGCAAAACAATCTTTAATGCAAAGCCATTCTAAGTTGGAGAGTGGTTGGATGATGCCCCATGGGAAAGTATTCCTCAACTGGGACACTTGTACAAGATTAAATACCTAAGGCTAGTGAGGCATCTTATTCCAAGTGACAAAGGCCCCTTCCAAATGCTCCTTAAATTGAAAAGTTTCCTAAGATGTAGTTCCTCTAGGTTTGGCAACACAAGATTGTCCTTTACCCCATCTCCATCTATAAGGGTCTCGATTCCTTCGTATCCTACCACAACACAGCCTTTTAATGTATTTAAGTTCCTTGCACCGAGTTTTGACAATTGTCGAATAGCAACATGACCCTCCAGCAAAAAGCCATCGGTGCAATTCAGTATCATCTCCATCACATGCGGGATGCTATCATCACCTTTGCATATCAAGATTCCATTGCGTCGTTCAAATATAAAAATTCTGAGGTCAGGATCTTCCCAATTAAATCTTAAGGTCCCTGTAACTTGGCTAGGATAGTAACCAATAAAAAAACCTACGGTGTAAGACTCTTTTTAGGTGGGTCACTCATGATCATCGGTttatatctgaccgttggattattcagattgagtgATTCAGTGGACCCAATTACagttgtgatcattgtaaatagGTACGGCGCGGGACACTTGAACCGTGGTCCTTATACATGGTTATTAAGCCGGATATGAAAACCTACAGTGTGGATAacccagaggaaagaagtgtgatgggtaagcttctctGACCCTCTTTCCTATAAATACATGTCTTGATCCCCTCACCCACATATGAGAGAAAACCCTAGGCCCATTGAAAGGTTCTCTTGAGAATGTGAGatgtggaagatcaagattcttgTCGGCGACATCCAGGCATCGGAAATGTCTTCCCAATCAAGTACGCCTTTAAGATTATAGTATTGAATCTCCATTATTGATGGATAGACAATCCATTTATTCCGCACTAAATAGATAACAGTTGTTATCAAAGTCAGCTATGCATGAATCAGGTAGATTTCAGATTTTAAGGTCTTCTTAATCAGTTGCCGTTTGGATCCGTGTTTGGATTGTCATGTGCGAATCGACTTTGTGATGATGCACGCTGTTTGGATTGTAGTCTTGGCATTGGCACTGTAAAAATCCTGTTTATGGAAAtcgaatttaaaaataaatagtaaaaaatcaAAGGGTCTCTACAGTCGAAATCTGTTGAGCACCACAACCACCAGCGTGCACAATCAGGCAAACCCGAAGCCCAATTTGCATCAAATCCCAAACAGATTATTGAATTCGGAGGCAGTGCCAGTGTCATTCAGCAggagagtcttttttttttttttttggaaacctATCTTCAAACCTCGTTGCCGACAATCAGCATCCGGCATCTTCTTCCATCTAGCACCGCTGCCACTTTTCTTTCATCGTTACCGATGGAGCGGCAATAGAGTCGTCTTCTCCTCCAATGCGAACGGCAGCGGCCTAAGTCtcgccatttaaaaaataaaaaataaaaaataaaaaaataatttaaaaaaaaaaaacagagacaaCCCAATAGGAATCGGAGTCGATTGCAGCCATGGTCGTCGGTGCTTTGGACCCCATCATCGCCCGTCAGACAGCATCGACAAAACCCAACTCCTGTCGGCATCAACATTGACAGCCACTACGGTCGTTTGGATTTAGGAAGTGACGGAGACGATGATGATAATAGATTCTGGCAGGGAGGTCACTGGTTTCCATTGAAGATCGTTCTTCGGTCGCCGATTCTTGATTCTGGCGAACTGTAGTACGATTTTGGGGAGGCGAGAGTGCAGCGGCAAGGTCGGATCGAAGAGATAAGGCAGGGGTGGTGGTGGTGGCGGCCATGGAGGAGGTTAGTGGCGGCTAGGGTTTCGGATAACagcttttgggatttggttttgggtTCCCTGTTTTGGAACGGGCGTTGTGCCTTTGCTTTGTAGAGAGGAGATGCGTGTACCCTCATTTGGGCCTGTTTTAGGCTCGTTTTGggaggcggatttcctgcgaaagcatttgcctggaaacttaggtggagcccaccacgatgtttgtgagaaattcacctcgcccatccgttttatgagctcattttaggacttaataCGAAAATTGAgcagatccaagattcaagtggtcCGCACTAAGGAAAAGGTGGGTACAGGAagtcctactgttgaaacctccctggggtcggggtcgacagtgatgtttacatgccatccataccattcatgaCATCATTCATGcggaaatgaactgaaaacacaaatattatcccacttcaaaacttttgtggcccgcaaatatttcaaatgtggacgttcaatcctcacgcttttggcccacttgagtattggatctggatAATTTTTGGCCTTGtgtaaaatgagctcacaaaacggataaatgatgtggatttctcacaaacatcacggcggaccccacctaggtttccaacgcaggaacttcctgggctttggcaggaaattccCGTCCGGTTTTGGGCCTATTTCAATCAGGTTTTGGGCCTACTTTTGGGCTTGTTTGGGCAAATCTCATCTCCTACTTCGGGGCCCACTTTGAAGATTTTTTGGGCGTATTGATAGGCTCCTTGAATGGTTGAGGATGAATCATGTTTTTTTAGGTCTACTTTCCGTGTGTGTTAGGCCCGTTTCTATCATATGTCATGCTTATTTTCAATGCTATGGCTCAATTTTAGGTCTTTATCTGAACCTCTTTCATGCCCATCCTAGGCCCGACCATATGGACCGGATGGATCATTATTTTTCAACCTTTGGGGGCCCATTTTGGATACTTGGGCCCATTATCTAAGATGTTGATCTTTTCTCTTAAAATGTTGTTATACTTGGCCATCTCTTTACTTCAAGTAAAACACAAATGAATAAATTGATGGTCGGTGTATTTCATGGAGTAATTTACTAAATATAGTTAAATACATCATTTAGTTATGATGTAACCCAAATAGGGCCTTCCTTATCTATTTGAGGCTTATATTAAATAGTTGACCATTAATAATTTAATCTAACCATTactttagatatatatatatatatatatatatatatatatatatatatatatatatatatatatatatatatatatttgagcgTATAGGTGGTCAACGTCAGTCATATTTTGGCTCGAATCAGATCTTTTTTAGAATTTTCCGTTGTGGACGGAATCATGAAGTAATCATTGAGTCTGAAAGAAGGGATTGGagttggttgtgttagccaccaaagtgacctcaattggtattttttttttcttgcttttagACTTTTTTATATACAAATCAATGACCATCCATTATAGGATTGCATTCAGTTGCGTCCATATCCATACCAGaaactatgaaagaagaagagtggaatAAGTTGTATCAAAATGCAATGCTAATATTTCAATCCAATTGTGTCTAATGGATGAGGTCTTCTATAAtattttgagagagaaaatgacaGTGGATACATGAACAAAGTTAAAGAAAAATTATACAAAGAAATCTCTTGAAAACTGTTTGTATCTAAAACTATAATTGTTCAATTCGAAGATGATTGAGAGGGTCGATGTTGAGGCTcatatcagtaactttaataggctcgtttgtaaattgttggatgtagatGAAATGATAAACGATGAAGATCAAGCACGTATTCTGTTGAAATTTCTTACGGGATCATACGAGTAATTCAAATACTCACTGTGTATCGATGGGACAAACATTAGCATTGAGACTATTATTTTGACACTTTAGTCAAAGGTAGTGAGAAAGAAAAGCGATGATGTGGGTGCTTATACAGATGCACTGGTTACAATGGGAAGAAATTCTGAGTGGGATAATGGATCTTCGCGATaaatatccaaatccaagggcaaaggcAAATGTAAACTGAAGTACTGGAATTGTGACATGTTATGGCATATGAAGAAGAATTGTCAAAATTCTACGTTTATAAAGGAAAAATAAGAGAATTCTTCCAAATAGGCCAAAATTGTGGAATCCAGTGAGGAAGCAAGTGGTAGTGATGTGCTGACCACATCAAAATCTAGGTTCTTCAACAGAAAATGAATTTTGGATACAGAGGTTTCATATCACATGACCCCCTataggagttggttcactagtcaTAATGAATACGATGGTGGCCATGTGTTTATAAGCAATGATTATGTCTATAATGTGGTTAGTGTTGGATCGATGCGTatcaaaatgtttgatgaaatggagCGTATCTTAACCGATGTAAGACACGTTCTTGAGTTGAGGAAGAGTCTAAATTTCTGGATGCACTCGAGGCACTAAGGTGCAAATTCACCGGGTTTGATCGTGTCTCTAAGGTTTCAAAGGAGGCACTCGTAGTCATGAAAACATAGATGAATGATAACCTTTATAGATTGATTAGGAGTACTTTATCGGGTGGAGTTGCCATGTCAGTAACAGATTCTACGTTTGCATGTATATGGCATACATGCCAAGgacacatgagcgagcgaggtatgaaggtactttatAACTGTTATTTGATCATAGTTTTTAAAAGCATTTATTgtagtatatgcgagcattgtatgtATGGTAAATAGTCAAGTTTATCTTTTAagtctggaaaacatgtttgtaaggagGTTCTGGGTTATATGCAT
Proteins encoded in this window:
- the LOC131221020 gene encoding uncharacterized protein LOC131221020 gives rise to the protein MLIVGNEVLRLNHRNIRSPILPQHGRKRHFLVIASKFWTTLRDICFPRVIHCKSHLVFSQVNRFNQSTWFKVEDIVSSNLAVVPQPLLHYPYNPDPLICFLISRCEFIL